The Anopheles gambiae chromosome 2, idAnoGambNW_F1_1, whole genome shotgun sequence genomic sequence TTTCATTTTCCCGTGCAGCCCCAGCACTTGCATCGAGGGCACCAGAGCCGCCATAGCAACGGACCAATATTCAACGCAAGCGCACGTTGGTAAGAATAGCATCGCTTTCTTGATCTGTTGCGAGCTTATAAAGTCGAGCATAGCGACCATCTTCTGTTCCGGTTCGACGATCAGGTAGTAATTTTGCAGCAGCTTCGGCGTACTTGTGGTTGCCTTCTCGCGGACGCTCACCAGCACGGGATTGCGTAAACCGGCGCGCATTAAATCCTTCACCTCCTTGGTTTGCGTTGCCGAAAACAGTCCCGTACGGCGCTGGCGGGGCAGATATGCGAGGATCGTGTTGATTGTCGCCTCAAACCCCATGTCGAGCAGGCGGTCCGCCTCGTCCAGTACAAGCAGCTCCAGATTCTTGACCTTTGCAGCCAAATTTAGATCGCCTTTGCGTTCAAACAGATCCTGCAAGCGACCGGGTGTGGCAACGAGTATGTTGGCACCTTGCTTCAGGATCGACATCACGTCTTCCTCTACCGAGTTTCCTCCGATGAGCATTTTCTGCCGGAAGCACCTCAACTCATCGTGGGCCAGAAATTCGGACAGCACGTCGTGAATCTGAGTGGCTAGTTCGCGCGTGGGCGAAACGATCACGGCTCCGATTTCATGCTTCTTCCATGCCTCACTTCGCTTCCGTttgagcagcagctccagcaggGGGACGAGGAATGCTAGCGTTTTTCCTGAACCCGTCACCGCCTCTGCTGCCACGTCTTTGTAGGACAAGAGCAGGGGAATGGTGGCTCCCTGTAAAATACACGCCTCGGTTAGAGAAGAAGCTAGCAATTCGGTATTTTCATCGTACTACCTGCACCGGTGTCATCTTATCGAATCCGAGCCGTTTTATCACCTCGAGCACTGGCGCACTTAGTGGGGTGGACAGCTCGGTCCATTTGCCGCTCGGTCGTGGCATCTTTACATGTGGAgcactttttgaatgtttgAGGACGGATTAAAAAATGTTGCAATTTCCCCCGTAAAATCACACAACTCTCTGGGGCAGTTCCACACAACACAAATGCACGTGCCCGCGTGATTACCTCAAACACACCGTttgacagcagcagctgcttgtCGTTTGACACATAGCAAGCCGGCGAAGGCCCCGAGCAGCTACACGCCAAAACAAAGCTGGTGGTGAAAATTGTGTGTTTATCGACGCTTCACTACACGACGCAGAGTTAAATTATCCCACAAAAAGACCGGCAAAAGATCGTCACAGCAACAGATTAAGATTTCAGCGCACACAATGGCTCAAAAGCGAGCGTCGAACGGTGCACGGCTGCTGAAGGAGGAAAGCGATTTGATGGTGATACGCCCGCTTGGTGCGGGCCAGGAAGTGGGTCGATCCTGCATCATGCTGGAGTTCAAGGGGAAAAAGATCATGCTGGACTGCGGCATCCATCCCGGTTTGTCCGGGATGGATGCACTGCCGTTCGTCGATCTGATCGATGCGGATCAAATCGATCTGCTGTTCATCTCTCACTTCCATCTGGACCACTGCGGTGCGCTGCCCTGGTTTCTGCAGAAGACTTCCTTCAAGGGCCGATGCTTTATGACGCACGCTACAAAGGCCATCTACCGGTGGATGCTGTCCGATTACATTAAGGTGAGCAACATTTCTACCGACCAAATGCTGTACACGGAGGCGGATCTGGAGGCCAGCATGGAGAAGATCGAAACGATCAATTTCCACGAGGAGCGCGACATTCTGGGGGTGCGGTTCTGGGCGTACAACGCGGGCCACGTGCTTGGTGCGGCCATGTTTATGATTGAAATCGCCGGCATTCGGGTGCTGTACACGGGCGACTTTTCCCGCCAGGAGGATCGGCATTTGATGGCGGCGGAGATTCCGGCCATGCGCCCGGACGTGCTGATCACCGAGTCCACGTACGGAACGCACATACACGAGAAGCGCGAGGATCGTGAGAATCGATTCACCTCGCTCGTGCAAAAGATTGTCCAGCAGGGTGGCCGGTGCTTGATTCCGGTGTTCGCGCTTGGCCGAGCGCAGGAGCTGCTGCTCATACTGGACGAGTACTGGAGTCAAAATCCGGATCTGCAGGAAATTCCCATCTATTACGCATCCTCGCTGGCCAAGAAATGTATGGCCGTGTACCAGACGTACATCAACGCGATGAACGATAAGATCCGGCGTCAGATTGCCATCAACAATCCGTTTGTGTTTCGGTTCATCTCGAACTTGAAGGGCATCGATCACTTCGACGATGTCGGACCGTGCGTCGTGATGGCGTCGCCGGGCATGATGCAGAGCGGTCTGTCCCGCGAGCTGTTCGAGTCGTGGTGTACCGATCCGAAGAACGGTGTCATCATAGCCGGTTACTGTGTCGAGGGGACGCTAGCCAAGACGATTCTGTTTGAGCCGGAAGAAATCACCAGCATGAACGGCCAGAAGCTGCCACTCAACATGTCCGTGGACTACATTTCCTTCTCCGCACACACGGACTACCAGCAGACGAGCGAATTCATTCGACTGCTGCAACCGACCCACGTGGTGCTGGTGCACGGAGAACAGAACGAGATGGGCCGTCTGAAGTCGGCCCTGATGCGCGAGTACGAAGCCAACCCGAAGGTACAAATTACGTTCCACAACCCGCGCAACACGCAACCGGTAGAGTTGTACTTCCGGGGGGAGAAAACGGCCAAGGTTATGGGAACGCTGGCCGTAGGGGAACCGGCCGATTGTCAGCGATTGAGCGGGGTGTTGGTAAAGCGTGAGTTCAAGTACCACCTGCTCGCACCGACCGATCTGTCCAAGTACACCGACATGAGCATGTCGATCGTGACACAAAAGCAAAGCATTCATTGGCCCGGGTCGACCGTagtgctgaagctgctgctagAGCGTGCCGGTGGACCGGGATCGGTCGTGGAAACCCCCATACCAGAAGGAAGCACTGCGACGGCCCGGCTGCGGGTGTGCGATTGCATTGATCTTACGGCGGACGGCAAGATCGTTACGCTGGAATGGCAGGCGACACCGGTAAACGACATGTATGCGGACATGGTGATGGCCTGCCTGTTGCAGTGCGACATTGCGGGCAGCAGCGTCATCGGGACGCGTATGTCGAAGGTGGACGAAAAGCACTACCAGGACTGTTTGATCGAAACGCTGCAGGAACTGTTCGGCGAGCAGTCGATGGAGAAGTTCATCGATTCGGACCGGCTAACGGTGACCGTGCGGGGAAAGCGCATCGTGATCAACTTGCAGACGCACGAAGTCGAATGCGACCAGGACGAGCAGCTGTATCAGACGGTGTACATGACCGTGCGCAAGCTCAGGCAAAGTTTACTACTGTAGAGAGCAGGGAAGGAGGAGAGGCGTAGTTTGTCTTacaattgcaaataaaagaaactttaACATATAGaaccataacaaaaaaaaaacaacacgttTGAAGtaatttatataaatatatatattcacATACGTATCATATACTATATACGGATCGTACAGGGATTGCGTTTATAGAATATTTCCAGTTTGCAGTCTGTATAAACTTGGAATTAGAGGTGGATTAGCATTTGAGGCAAGGTTAAGTTtctagattttgttttgtctttgtCCCTGCGCCACACGCCACGATTACGAACCCAAAACTGTTGCACAAGGCGTACTAATTTTGATACGGGATTAACTGATGACGTGAAGAGAAATGCACATTGCGTATTACCTGGCTACCTGATAATACTGAACATATGTATGTAGCTGCCGCCTGCTTTCCGGGCTGCCTATTGCATCCTACAATCCTACTGTAAGACCTACGCTACGCTACCCCATTGACTCAGTTGTATTTGAAACTATAATAAATAGCTTAAGATAattcaaaataatacaaacaaacgTGTGAAACGTTGTCCACACAAACAGCGTACCACATTGCTCTCTAGGGCGCAAGCAAACCACTCACACAATACATGTACAATACCATAATTCTACAGTTTGGTAATAACGCCTAGATAAAATATCAGCCTAATCTTACTGGATCGATGAGGCTCTGGGTCCTATCTGTGCTGTGTGCTCGTGCCCTTTTGCTCATTACGACCGGTTTACAGGTGCATCAGCGTGTTGTCGCTAACTTGAAAGTACTATTTTTCACTCATCTTTACGAAGCTTTCCAGTCTCTTGGTTCGGTGCATGTCGCGAGTTCTTCTAAAGAATCGTGCCCATGCTGTTTTACTTCTAGCGCATTTTTTGATCAATTTTCTCCAAGAGCCAAACGGTCTGCCAGCCAGACCATGCATGCTCTCCGGAGCCGGAGTAGTAGTTGCCATTCCAAGCGGTGAACAGTTGTAAAATTAATGAAGCAATAATGTACTTCTTCCTGCTCGAAATCCTGATCTTCCCAAGCTTCATTTCCGCTTCTTATATCCTTCGGCGTACAATCAGGAGAATGGGTTGCTCCGCCGCTTCAGTGAGCCAAACTTTTTCTCTGCCTCCAGCAGCATCTTTTCGTTTCGGATTACCTCAAACGGGGCCATCTTCAGCAGCTTTCCGCCGGCGACGCCCGTCGTCAGCCGGGTAGTACCATCGGCCGCTCCCACCGACTCATCCGCCAGCTCATCCGAGGGGAAATCTTCGAAGCTCATGTTGCTGAATCCCATCGCTTTCGAGCTTGATTTTGAGCTTCCCTTCGCCGGTCTGGACGTTTGGTCGTCTTTCTTGCTCTTTCCGATCACTGCGACGCCGCTTTCCAGCACGGCTTTGCGGTAGCCACTGACGTTAGCCTTCACCTTCTGCCCGAGCCTACTGGCCAGCTCCTCACTCCGTCCATGACCGGTGCTGCCGCCACTGCTTTTCTCTTGCAGATGGTTATACTTGACCTTCTGCTTTTTCGTCAGAAATCCTTTGGAGGACACTTTCACAACCGTATCGCTGCTATTGTCGTCGTAATCGTCCGACTTGAGATTACGCACGTCATCGTCTTCCTCGTCCTCTGGGCAGAAGTTGACGTAGTTGTTATCCGGCGAAATGGAGGTCACGCTGTGCGAGGGAATTTGGCTGAAATTTACATAGTCGCGTCTCGCATTCAGGTATTGCTGTCCTGCAACTGCATGGTGCAGGTTACTGCTGTAGGATGCGGAATGGCTAGTCACTATCGTGGATAGAGATGCAGACGATGGTGAAGCTGTCGGCACGGTaccagttgctgctgctgctgctggtacaggCAGTATGGGGATCGTTGGTAAAGCTGTACCGGTATGAGGAATAATGTG encodes the following:
- the LOC1281946 gene encoding cleavage and polyadenylation specificity factor 73, whose protein sequence is MAQKRASNGARLLKEESDLMVIRPLGAGQEVGRSCIMLEFKGKKIMLDCGIHPGLSGMDALPFVDLIDADQIDLLFISHFHLDHCGALPWFLQKTSFKGRCFMTHATKAIYRWMLSDYIKVSNISTDQMLYTEADLEASMEKIETINFHEERDILGVRFWAYNAGHVLGAAMFMIEIAGIRVLYTGDFSRQEDRHLMAAEIPAMRPDVLITESTYGTHIHEKREDRENRFTSLVQKIVQQGGRCLIPVFALGRAQELLLILDEYWSQNPDLQEIPIYYASSLAKKCMAVYQTYINAMNDKIRRQIAINNPFVFRFISNLKGIDHFDDVGPCVVMASPGMMQSGLSRELFESWCTDPKNGVIIAGYCVEGTLAKTILFEPEEITSMNGQKLPLNMSVDYISFSAHTDYQQTSEFIRLLQPTHVVLVHGEQNEMGRLKSALMREYEANPKVQITFHNPRNTQPVELYFRGEKTAKVMGTLAVGEPADCQRLSGVLVKREFKYHLLAPTDLSKYTDMSMSIVTQKQSIHWPGSTVVLKLLLERAGGPGSVVETPIPEGSTATARLRVCDCIDLTADGKIVTLEWQATPVNDMYADMVMACLLQCDIAGSSVIGTRMSKVDEKHYQDCLIETLQELFGEQSMEKFIDSDRLTVTVRGKRIVINLQTHEVECDQDEQLYQTVYMTVRKLRQSLLL